One genomic segment of Pseudoalteromonas sp. GCY includes these proteins:
- the groL gene encoding chaperonin GroEL (60 kDa chaperone family; promotes refolding of misfolded polypeptides especially under stressful conditions; forms two stacked rings of heptamers to form a barrel-shaped 14mer; ends can be capped by GroES; misfolded proteins enter the barrel where they are refolded when GroES binds), with protein sequence MAAKEVRFAGDARTKMLKGVNVLADAVKVTLGPKGRNVVLEKSFGAPTITKDGVSVAKEIELEDKFENMGAQMVKEVASKANDAAGDGTTTATVLAQAIVNEGLKSVAAGMNPMDLKRGIDKAVIAAVEELKTLSVPCSDAKAIAQVGTISANSDKEIGDIIAEAMEKVGRESGVITVEEGQSLQNELDVVEGMQFDRGYLSPYFINNAEKGQVELDNPHILLVDKKISNIRELLPTLEAVAKTSKPLLIIAEDLEGEALATLVVNNMRGIVKVAAVKAPGFGDRRKAMLQDIATLTGGTVISEEIGLELEKATVEDLGTAKRVVITKDDTTIIDGAGEQEAIDGRVSQIKAQIEEATSDYDKEKLQERMAKLAGGVAVIKVGAATEVEMKEKKDRVEDALHATRAAVEEGVVPGGGVALVRVASKLESLTGDNEDQNHGIKVALRAMEAPLRQIVSNAGDEASVVVNAVKAGEGNYGYNAATGEYSDMIEMGILDPTKVTRSALQFAASVAGLMITTEAMVAEIPKEETAGPDMGGMGGMGGMGGMM encoded by the coding sequence TAAAGAAGTTCGTTTTGCAGGTGACGCTCGTACAAAAATGCTAAAAGGCGTAAACGTACTAGCAGACGCAGTAAAAGTAACACTAGGTCCTAAAGGCCGTAACGTTGTTTTAGAAAAGTCATTCGGTGCACCAACTATCACTAAAGACGGTGTATCTGTTGCAAAAGAGATCGAGCTTGAAGATAAGTTCGAGAACATGGGCGCACAAATGGTGAAAGAAGTTGCGTCTAAAGCAAATGACGCAGCGGGTGACGGTACAACCACTGCAACTGTTCTTGCTCAAGCTATCGTGAACGAAGGCCTTAAGTCAGTTGCTGCGGGTATGAACCCAATGGACCTTAAGCGTGGTATCGACAAAGCAGTTATCGCTGCTGTTGAAGAGTTAAAAACACTTTCTGTGCCTTGTTCAGACGCAAAAGCGATTGCACAAGTTGGTACGATTTCAGCTAACTCTGACAAAGAGATTGGTGACATCATTGCTGAAGCAATGGAAAAAGTAGGTCGCGAGTCTGGTGTTATCACTGTAGAAGAAGGCCAATCACTACAGAACGAACTAGATGTAGTTGAAGGTATGCAGTTTGACCGTGGTTACCTTTCTCCGTACTTCATCAACAACGCTGAAAAAGGCCAAGTTGAGCTAGATAACCCACATATCCTTCTAGTAGACAAGAAGATCTCTAACATTCGTGAACTTCTACCTACGCTAGAAGCTGTTGCTAAAACAAGCAAGCCGCTACTAATCATTGCTGAAGACCTTGAAGGTGAAGCGCTGGCAACTCTGGTTGTAAACAACATGCGTGGTATCGTGAAAGTTGCTGCGGTTAAAGCACCTGGCTTTGGTGACCGTCGTAAAGCAATGCTACAAGATATCGCGACACTAACTGGTGGTACGGTTATCTCTGAAGAAATTGGCCTTGAGCTTGAGAAAGCTACGGTTGAAGACTTAGGTACAGCTAAGCGCGTGGTTATCACTAAAGATGATACAACTATCATTGACGGTGCTGGCGAGCAAGAAGCAATCGATGGTCGCGTATCTCAGATCAAAGCACAAATCGAAGAAGCAACTTCTGACTACGACAAAGAGAAACTACAAGAGCGCATGGCAAAACTTGCAGGCGGTGTTGCAGTAATCAAAGTTGGCGCAGCAACTGAAGTTGAAATGAAAGAGAAAAAAGACCGCGTAGAAGATGCACTACACGCAACTCGCGCAGCGGTTGAAGAAGGTGTAGTACCAGGTGGTGGTGTTGCGCTAGTTCGCGTTGCGAGCAAGCTTGAATCGCTAACTGGTGACAACGAAGACCAAAACCACGGTATTAAAGTGGCACTTCGTGCGATGGAAGCACCACTTCGTCAAATCGTTTCAAACGCAGGTGACGAAGCATCAGTTGTGGTTAACGCAGTTAAAGCTGGCGAAGGTAACTACGGTTACAACGCTGCAACTGGCGAATACAGCGACATGATCGAAATGGGTATCCTAGACCCAACTAAAGTAACGCGTTCTGCACTTCAGTTCGCAGCATCGGTTGCTGGTCTAATGATCACCACTGAAGCGATGGTTGCTGAAATTCCGAAAGAAGAAACTGCTGGTCCAGATATGGGCGGCATGGGCGGAATGGGTGGTATGGGTGGCATGATGTAA
- a CDS encoding efflux RND transporter permease subunit: MGSSLEGVAKRLGEFVTRYKYLCLLFSIMSCIAIGIGAKGLTFSNDYRAFFSASNPELLAFEAFQDKYTKNDNILIVVHQKEGNGLSKQHAMVVEQLTEVAWQTPYASRVDSVTNFQHSYAEGDELIVADLMKNIQSLSEEDILQKAEIAQQEPLLKQRLIANNGKTTGINITVQYPGESLTEVPTAVKHVREIVAKAQQENPDLVFALSGISMLNNAFSESGQQDAETLTPIMYLVLIIVMYCGLRSFPGTIAAVSVVIFSSVVAMGISGYAGIQLTPISITAPTIILTLAIADSIHVLLSYYAARKAGHEKNHAIVESLRINFVPVSITSLTTIVGFLTLNMSDAPPFADLGNITAFGIAAAWVLSLILLPSLIAILPDKKSYATRTSMLSHYLGRFGGVVAQKYRAILLFTVVAIAASAYVVPNIDLNDEFVKYFDHRVEFRRDTDFTMENLTGIYVVEFDVESGKVGGISEPEYLTNLNQFTQWLRMQPEVVHVYSYTDIVKRLNKNMHQDDASMYRLPADRELAAQYLLLYEMSLPFGLDLTDRISMDKSATRVSLTLDNLSTGQIQSFIARTEAWLVDHTPDAMHAKATGATVMFSHIFQRNAESMLSGNLIAVIVITLIMVVTLRSIKYGIASILPNTIPMLFTFGIWAILVGQVGVAAATVTSTSLGIIVDNTVHFLSKYLRARREQGLDPAGAVKYAFETVGEAILLTTFILAGGFAVLAYSTFMINAQMGLLTALAIVMALIVDFLFLPALLMLLAKRSKQASKASIQEGTKNEIYNV, translated from the coding sequence ATGGGATCATCGCTAGAAGGAGTTGCTAAGCGACTCGGTGAGTTTGTCACTAGATATAAATACTTGTGTTTACTCTTCAGTATCATGTCTTGTATTGCAATTGGTATTGGGGCAAAAGGCTTAACATTTTCTAATGATTATCGGGCATTTTTTAGTGCTTCAAACCCCGAACTACTGGCTTTTGAAGCTTTTCAGGACAAGTACACCAAGAACGATAATATTCTTATTGTTGTGCATCAAAAAGAGGGTAACGGTTTATCCAAACAACACGCAATGGTGGTTGAGCAGCTGACAGAGGTTGCGTGGCAAACACCCTATGCTAGTCGAGTCGACTCTGTGACTAACTTTCAGCATAGTTACGCGGAGGGAGATGAGCTGATAGTTGCGGACTTGATGAAAAACATCCAGTCATTAAGTGAAGAAGACATTTTACAAAAAGCGGAAATTGCACAACAAGAACCCTTATTAAAACAGCGCTTGATCGCAAATAACGGTAAGACGACAGGTATCAATATTACCGTTCAGTACCCAGGTGAATCACTGACTGAAGTACCGACAGCGGTAAAGCATGTTCGCGAAATAGTTGCAAAAGCACAGCAAGAGAATCCTGATTTAGTGTTTGCGCTTTCTGGAATTTCGATGCTAAACAATGCGTTTAGTGAGTCAGGGCAGCAAGATGCCGAAACCCTTACGCCTATCATGTATTTGGTTTTGATCATTGTAATGTACTGTGGATTACGCAGTTTTCCAGGAACTATTGCAGCTGTATCTGTGGTGATTTTCTCAAGTGTTGTTGCTATGGGGATCAGTGGCTACGCTGGTATTCAATTAACTCCTATTTCGATAACCGCACCAACTATTATTCTAACGCTAGCGATAGCTGACAGCATACACGTTTTGTTGTCTTACTATGCAGCAAGAAAAGCAGGACACGAAAAAAATCACGCGATAGTGGAAAGTTTACGAATTAACTTCGTTCCCGTATCTATAACTAGCTTGACTACAATTGTAGGCTTTTTAACTCTTAACATGTCGGATGCCCCTCCATTTGCCGATTTGGGCAACATTACAGCATTTGGTATTGCTGCTGCTTGGGTATTATCTCTAATTTTACTACCCAGCCTCATCGCCATTTTGCCAGACAAAAAGAGCTATGCAACTCGTACAAGCATGTTATCTCATTACTTAGGTCGTTTTGGTGGTGTTGTCGCGCAGAAATATCGAGCTATTTTGCTATTTACTGTTGTTGCGATTGCGGCTAGTGCCTACGTGGTCCCTAATATTGATCTCAATGATGAGTTTGTGAAGTACTTTGATCATCGAGTGGAGTTTCGCCGTGATACTGATTTTACCATGGAAAACCTTACTGGTATTTATGTGGTTGAGTTTGATGTTGAAAGTGGCAAAGTAGGTGGGATCAGTGAACCTGAATATCTTACCAATCTGAATCAATTTACACAGTGGCTGAGAATGCAACCAGAGGTGGTTCATGTCTATAGTTACACGGATATTGTTAAGCGTCTCAACAAAAATATGCATCAAGATGACGCCAGTATGTATCGTTTACCTGCTGATAGAGAGTTAGCAGCGCAGTATCTCCTACTTTATGAAATGTCCTTGCCATTTGGGTTAGACCTGACGGACAGGATCAGTATGGATAAATCGGCAACTCGAGTAAGCTTGACTCTAGATAACCTCTCAACTGGCCAGATCCAATCTTTTATCGCTCGTACTGAGGCTTGGTTAGTCGACCATACACCAGATGCTATGCATGCTAAAGCAACCGGTGCGACCGTAATGTTCTCACATATTTTCCAGCGTAACGCAGAAAGCATGCTCAGCGGTAATTTAATTGCCGTTATCGTGATCACCTTGATTATGGTGGTGACGCTGAGAAGTATTAAATATGGGATCGCAAGTATTCTACCCAACACAATTCCGATGCTATTCACTTTTGGTATTTGGGCTATATTGGTCGGTCAAGTTGGTGTGGCGGCGGCTACGGTAACTTCAACTTCTTTAGGGATCATTGTTGATAATACCGTGCATTTCCTATCCAAGTATTTACGGGCGAGGCGAGAGCAGGGATTGGACCCAGCAGGTGCGGTGAAGTATGCCTTTGAAACCGTCGGTGAAGCTATTTTACTGACCACATTTATTCTGGCTGGCGGCTTCGCAGTGTTGGCCTATTCAACCTTTATGATCAATGCGCAGATGGGGCTGCTAACTGCACTTGCCATTGTCATGGCACTCATCGTGGACTTTTTATTCTTACCCGCGCTGCTTATGTTACTGGCTAAAAGATCAAAGCAAGCGAGCAAAGCGTCTATTCAAGAAGGAACGAAAAATGAAATCTACAACGTCTAA
- the gph gene encoding phosphoglycolate phosphatase (PGP is an essential enzyme in the glycolate salvage pathway in higher organisms (photorespiration in plants). Phosphoglycolate results from the oxidase activity of RubisCO in the Calvin cycle when concentrations of carbon dioxide are low relative to oxygen. This enzyme is a member of the Haloacid Dehalogenase (HAD) superfamily of aspartate-nucleophile hydrolase enzymes (PF00702).), with protein MFTYPTWVGFDLDGTLVSTAEDIAYALNTTLNHYYLPDIELALVKTWIGNGTTKLTERALDFHNNTNIDRAEATRLLETIYDDCVTRSSSLFSNAKTTLQSLRQQKIKLALVTNKNTSHTYKLLEHLEIKTMFDTIVCADTLKKKKPDPLPLYTSVNIMNCKVQDGFYVGDSINDVAAARNAGCKVVTVDYGYNHGNPISRSEPDAIISDLSEVLALFN; from the coding sequence ATGTTTACATACCCGACTTGGGTTGGCTTTGATTTAGACGGTACTTTAGTAAGTACCGCTGAAGATATCGCCTACGCTTTAAACACAACATTAAACCATTACTATTTGCCGGATATTGAACTTGCCCTTGTTAAAACTTGGATTGGCAATGGTACAACTAAGCTGACTGAACGTGCGTTAGACTTCCATAACAATACCAATATTGACAGAGCCGAAGCGACTCGTTTACTTGAAACCATTTACGATGACTGTGTCACACGCTCATCCAGTTTATTCTCTAATGCAAAAACTACACTGCAAAGTTTACGTCAGCAAAAAATTAAACTCGCTTTAGTCACCAACAAGAACACTTCACATACCTATAAATTATTAGAGCACTTAGAAATTAAAACGATGTTTGACACAATTGTGTGTGCTGACACTTTGAAGAAGAAAAAGCCAGATCCACTGCCTTTATACACTTCTGTAAACATTATGAATTGCAAAGTACAAGATGGGTTTTATGTTGGTGACTCCATCAACGATGTTGCAGCCGCACGAAATGCAGGTTGTAAAGTCGTTACCGTTGACTATGGCTATAATCATGGCAATCCAATTTCACGAAGTGAGCCTGACGCTATTATCAGTGATTTATCGGAAGTATTAGCACTATTCAATTAA
- a CDS encoding TauD/TfdA family dioxygenase gives MDTIKALDSVGVVIDATPMACQRVERLNIASLIDEIFSQGLVVLKGFEPLNDTDMELVAKEIGPLLQWDFGYVLDLKIQEQPQNHIFSEGKVELHWDGAFASEEPRFNFFQCLQSSSSSGGGETTFLNTTRLLESLPNDTIEQWKQIRIRYETEKKAHYGGVIEVPLISRHPKTGKLRMRYIEPFNKDNMAVNPVEAQVIGFDTYQSDVFLKEMNSLLYSSNYFYKHSWRKGEFVFVDNLALLHGRSRFEGSGLNRHLKRVHIL, from the coding sequence ATGGATACAATTAAAGCCTTGGATAGCGTTGGAGTTGTCATTGATGCAACTCCTATGGCTTGTCAAAGAGTTGAGCGTCTTAATATCGCTTCATTGATCGATGAAATATTTTCTCAAGGACTGGTTGTGCTCAAAGGATTTGAGCCCCTCAATGATACTGATATGGAGTTAGTAGCTAAAGAGATCGGTCCGCTTTTACAGTGGGACTTCGGTTATGTACTTGATTTAAAAATACAAGAGCAACCGCAAAATCATATTTTCAGTGAGGGTAAGGTAGAGCTGCACTGGGACGGAGCATTCGCCTCAGAAGAGCCAAGGTTTAACTTCTTTCAATGCTTGCAGAGTAGTTCCAGCTCCGGTGGTGGAGAGACTACATTTTTGAATACAACACGGTTACTAGAAAGTCTACCGAACGATACCATTGAGCAATGGAAGCAAATTCGGATCCGTTATGAAACGGAAAAGAAAGCCCACTATGGAGGGGTGATTGAAGTTCCTTTAATAAGCCGTCACCCTAAGACAGGCAAGCTTCGCATGCGTTATATTGAACCTTTCAATAAAGATAATATGGCAGTGAATCCAGTTGAGGCACAGGTGATAGGTTTTGATACTTATCAAAGTGACGTCTTTTTAAAAGAAATGAATTCGTTACTTTACTCGTCGAACTACTTTTATAAACATAGTTGGAGGAAAGGCGAGTTTGTGTTTGTGGATAATCTAGCTTTATTACATGGACGCAGTCGCTTTGAAGGAAGCGGCTTAAATCGTCATCTAAAACGGGTTCATATTCTATAG
- a CDS encoding TetR/AcrR family transcriptional regulator: protein MGRTREFNVDKALEQATILFWKQGYRNTSMEQLVTCTGVSRYGFYQEFGNKKELFQRCLQEYSLRKIGPGLKRLSASDGSLADLTAFFNLYSQNIAAHGANGCLICNTATEVGESDPDMNSAVQQVYSALSAQFRDFIEKAQAQGEIRKEIDANSLSFCLLGVLQGVAVMAKGDFHRETLRHYLTTIFDMMAQK from the coding sequence ATGGGAAGAACGCGAGAGTTTAATGTCGATAAAGCATTGGAACAAGCGACAATCCTGTTTTGGAAGCAAGGGTATAGGAATACTTCCATGGAACAGTTAGTCACTTGTACTGGTGTTAGTCGGTACGGGTTTTACCAAGAATTTGGTAATAAAAAGGAATTGTTTCAACGCTGTTTGCAGGAGTATTCTCTGCGTAAAATTGGACCTGGGCTTAAGCGTTTAAGTGCAAGCGATGGCAGCTTGGCAGACTTAACTGCATTTTTTAACTTGTATAGTCAAAACATTGCAGCGCATGGTGCTAATGGCTGCTTGATTTGTAATACGGCCACAGAAGTGGGTGAGTCCGACCCTGATATGAATTCAGCGGTGCAACAGGTCTACAGTGCGTTGAGTGCGCAGTTTCGAGATTTCATTGAAAAAGCGCAAGCGCAAGGTGAGATTCGCAAAGAGATTGATGCAAACAGTTTGAGCTTTTGTTTACTTGGTGTGCTTCAAGGTGTAGCCGTGATGGCAAAAGGAGATTTCCATCGTGAAACTCTGAGACATTACTTAACTACGATTTTTGACATGATGGCGCAGAAGTAA
- a CDS encoding DUF3016 domain-containing protein, which translates to MVEFEGDPKMKTQIAILALFMTPLFVNAGEVAVTWKDFKEYRDVKPGNETRGSFHKRVEKQLQKHLEELATKLPEGYKLAITFDEIDLAGDVHYGTTDIRVIKPIHFPRFEISYKLTDKSGKTIAEENGVTLKDMSFMDRIKRGMDESFYYEKRLLTDWFEDDLMKKAS; encoded by the coding sequence ATGGTAGAGTTTGAAGGAGATCCAAAGATGAAAACACAAATTGCAATACTTGCTTTATTTATGACTCCCTTGTTTGTCAATGCAGGTGAGGTCGCTGTGACTTGGAAGGACTTTAAAGAGTATCGCGATGTTAAACCAGGTAATGAAACGCGAGGTTCATTTCATAAACGGGTTGAAAAGCAACTGCAGAAACACCTAGAAGAATTAGCGACTAAATTACCCGAGGGCTACAAGCTCGCAATTACCTTTGATGAGATAGACCTTGCTGGTGATGTTCATTACGGTACCACTGATATTCGGGTGATTAAACCAATCCATTTCCCCCGTTTTGAAATTAGCTACAAGTTAACAGATAAGTCTGGTAAAACCATCGCAGAGGAAAATGGCGTGACGTTAAAAGATATGTCGTTCATGGATAGAATAAAAAGAGGCATGGACGAATCTTTTTATTATGAAAAGCGTCTTTTAACTGACTGGTTTGAAGATGACTTGATGAAGAAAGCTAGTTGA
- a CDS encoding outer membrane lipoprotein-sorting protein: MKSTTSKFLSHLAIGLLVIPFASNATQNNLGYNIAAKADRSDRGFEVSAVDLKMRLIDKKGQETERLLTMKTMEVADEDKGDKSLIIFNSPADVKETKLLSHAQIIDADDQWLYLPALKRVKRISSANKSGPFVGSEFAFEDFTAQELNKYSYEYVSEEACGELTCAVIDRFPKYENSGYTKQRALIDTKDYQVRKIDFYDRKGSHLKTLSLDNYKLYQQAYWRPLTMTMENHQSGKKTILEFSDYQFDIALSARDFIKSSLK, encoded by the coding sequence ATGAAATCTACAACGTCTAAGTTTTTATCGCATTTAGCAATCGGATTGCTGGTTATACCTTTTGCCAGCAACGCAACGCAAAACAATCTAGGCTACAACATTGCAGCTAAAGCAGATCGTTCAGATCGAGGTTTTGAAGTCAGTGCGGTTGATTTAAAAATGCGTTTGATAGACAAGAAAGGCCAAGAAACCGAACGTTTATTGACCATGAAAACCATGGAAGTGGCAGACGAAGATAAAGGTGACAAAAGCCTTATTATTTTTAACTCTCCTGCAGATGTAAAAGAAACCAAGCTGCTTTCACATGCGCAAATTATAGATGCTGATGATCAGTGGTTATATCTCCCAGCGCTTAAGCGTGTTAAACGGATCTCTTCTGCAAACAAATCGGGACCATTTGTTGGCAGCGAGTTTGCGTTTGAAGATTTTACAGCTCAAGAACTCAATAAGTATAGCTATGAATATGTATCGGAAGAGGCGTGTGGCGAGCTGACATGTGCGGTGATAGATCGGTTTCCAAAATATGAAAACTCGGGATATACCAAACAACGTGCATTAATAGATACCAAGGATTATCAAGTTAGAAAAATAGACTTCTACGATAGAAAAGGCAGTCATTTAAAAACATTGAGCCTAGATAACTACAAGTTATATCAACAGGCGTACTGGCGCCCGCTTACCATGACAATGGAAAATCATCAGTCGGGCAAAAAGACGATATTAGAGTTTTCAGACTACCAATTTGATATTGCCTTGAGTGCTCGCGACTTTATTAAGTCGTCGTTGAAATAG
- a CDS encoding NAD(P)/FAD-dependent oxidoreductase, translating into MVSQYADVLIIGGSMAGACLARQLKLAHPDMKITVIERKQAFNSWVGESTLESFWDYMANDLKLGFYLETNHLYKHGLRFYFDSDNRDLSVEELSELGRSWYHGIPAHQIDREKFDNDMVQFNRELGVDVVMGTTVNEISLDAQRGHTVVTSGSSYTCRYLVDASGFNSPLGKQLGLIESQNDRHPVSSYWGRFKHIELIDHLGSDEWRARSNFTSRALATNHFMYKGYWIWLIPLNQDTFSIGITAKNNEVNLNIRSAEEFEQFLRSHQALNEILGQHAELLDYTSMKRLSRKAKQSFSTERWFLTGMSSAFLDPLLSPGSAYLTDANRMIGELIEADIAEDAEMFAGKTKAFNAYLLSWYESFMLHITGNYHGSYEVHKTHFEALLMHWFGFILPSSMSRRYGYCPSLHGMSQDEVNQKAIAMIENAAIARIHVLKDEFIQLIKGYEYRYNRGHFFDIELTRQRIKHAHTRGVMLDDAAIAELDHALLEVTYQGVFT; encoded by the coding sequence ATGGTAAGCCAATACGCAGATGTATTGATTATTGGTGGTTCAATGGCGGGGGCTTGCTTGGCAAGACAACTAAAATTGGCTCACCCAGATATGAAAATTACGGTTATAGAAAGAAAGCAGGCGTTTAATAGTTGGGTTGGAGAGTCGACACTGGAGTCTTTTTGGGACTACATGGCAAACGATTTAAAGCTTGGTTTTTACCTTGAAACAAACCACCTATACAAACATGGACTGCGTTTTTACTTTGATAGTGATAACCGCGATTTAAGTGTGGAAGAACTGAGTGAGCTTGGGCGTAGTTGGTATCATGGCATCCCTGCGCATCAAATTGACCGCGAAAAGTTTGATAACGATATGGTGCAGTTTAATCGTGAACTAGGTGTCGATGTTGTAATGGGCACTACAGTTAATGAAATTAGTCTCGATGCTCAGCGAGGACACACTGTAGTTACCAGTGGTAGCTCTTATACTTGTCGTTATTTAGTTGATGCATCGGGCTTTAATTCACCGTTGGGTAAACAGCTTGGATTAATTGAATCACAAAATGATCGCCATCCTGTGAGTTCATACTGGGGAAGGTTTAAGCATATTGAGCTGATTGATCATCTTGGAAGTGATGAGTGGCGTGCTCGCTCGAACTTTACGAGTAGAGCACTGGCTACCAATCACTTTATGTACAAAGGATATTGGATTTGGTTAATTCCATTGAATCAAGACACCTTCAGCATTGGGATTACTGCTAAAAATAATGAAGTGAATTTAAATATTCGTTCAGCTGAAGAGTTTGAGCAGTTTTTACGCTCTCATCAAGCACTCAATGAAATTCTAGGACAGCACGCTGAATTATTAGATTACACGTCAATGAAACGACTATCTAGAAAGGCAAAGCAATCCTTTTCTACAGAACGCTGGTTCTTAACTGGAATGTCATCAGCCTTTTTAGATCCCTTGTTATCACCAGGTTCTGCTTACCTAACCGATGCTAACCGCATGATTGGCGAACTTATTGAGGCGGATATCGCCGAAGATGCAGAAATGTTTGCCGGTAAAACAAAGGCATTCAATGCGTATCTTCTTTCTTGGTATGAGAGTTTTATGTTGCACATTACAGGTAACTACCATGGTAGTTATGAAGTACATAAAACGCATTTTGAAGCATTACTAATGCATTGGTTTGGTTTTATTTTACCGTCCTCTATGTCTCGTCGTTATGGTTATTGCCCAAGCCTGCATGGAATGAGTCAAGACGAAGTCAATCAAAAAGCCATCGCGATGATAGAAAATGCTGCGATTGCACGAATTCACGTATTAAAAGATGAGTTTATTCAATTAATCAAAGGGTATGAATACCGCTACAATCGTGGACACTTTTTCGATATTGAACTCACGCGACAACGTATAAAACACGCACACACAAGAGGTGTAATGTTAGATGATGCGGCGATTGCAGAGTTAGATCATGCACTTTTGGAAGTCACCTATCAGGGGGTTTTTACGTAG
- a CDS encoding isocyanide synthase family protein has translation MLPIEDNAPFTEQIAGHVERVEQFIANNESINMVLPAFPAKSPNRTKTLGFLPDKGEFYAFERLVNLCKQIESIYEPGAKVIICSDGRVFADIIHVTDSHVSQYVNTLRQYAARHYPNYFEFFNLEDIFDKVDDFTVLREELMIRYGESLSDLRQRVKNEKEASTMYKGITRFMLEDFSGIDKFSDYSRTALQKVAKTAAYRVIQRSNAWSRLLKDHLPEALRLSIHPQYLVSEKIGISLVSQTDVWTTPWHSVLVKDNTSYQLMPREQAEKLGCVLVFNEGRASHFERIHRGAE, from the coding sequence TTGTTACCTATAGAAGATAACGCACCATTCACTGAGCAGATCGCGGGGCATGTGGAGAGGGTCGAGCAATTCATCGCAAATAACGAATCTATTAATATGGTATTGCCAGCTTTCCCTGCAAAGTCACCAAATAGAACGAAAACACTGGGTTTCTTGCCTGATAAAGGGGAGTTTTATGCATTTGAACGCTTAGTCAATCTCTGTAAACAGATTGAATCTATTTATGAACCAGGTGCAAAAGTAATAATTTGTTCTGATGGTCGTGTTTTTGCCGATATCATTCATGTCACGGATTCACATGTCAGTCAGTACGTAAATACACTACGCCAATACGCGGCTCGTCATTACCCTAACTATTTTGAATTCTTTAATTTAGAAGATATATTTGACAAAGTTGATGACTTTACTGTACTTCGTGAAGAGCTGATGATCCGCTACGGAGAGAGCTTGTCAGACTTACGTCAACGCGTGAAAAATGAAAAAGAAGCGTCCACGATGTATAAAGGCATAACACGCTTTATGTTGGAAGATTTCTCTGGCATTGACAAGTTTTCGGATTATAGCCGCACAGCGTTGCAAAAAGTTGCTAAAACAGCTGCCTACCGAGTGATCCAAAGGAGTAATGCATGGAGTCGATTGTTGAAAGATCACTTACCTGAAGCGTTACGTCTATCAATTCACCCTCAATACTTGGTGTCTGAAAAAATTGGTATTTCTTTAGTTTCACAAACTGATGTCTGGACAACGCCATGGCATTCAGTATTAGTGAAAGATAATACAAGTTATCAACTCATGCCACGTGAACAAGCTGAGAAGTTAGGTTGTGTATTGGTGTTCAACGAAGGGCGTGCAAGCCATTTTGAGCGCATTCATCGAGGAGCGGAGTGA
- a CDS encoding prephenate dehydrogenase: MQAVIEKLNENLKLIYRQALDADKKLDELQQQGHGKFKALFTEEAGFTFEAKRFKPYVLDVAADVEGLSTTEKIDEQKLALVVKKLQSLLQLLATFK; encoded by the coding sequence ATGCAAGCCGTTATCGAAAAACTCAATGAAAATCTCAAGCTCATATACCGCCAAGCACTAGATGCGGATAAAAAACTCGATGAATTGCAGCAGCAAGGTCACGGTAAGTTTAAAGCACTATTTACAGAAGAAGCGGGGTTTACGTTTGAAGCAAAGCGCTTTAAGCCTTATGTTTTGGATGTTGCAGCCGACGTTGAAGGCCTATCGACAACTGAAAAAATTGACGAGCAAAAACTTGCACTTGTTGTGAAAAAGCTACAGAGCCTATTACAACTACTCGCTACTTTTAAATAA